Within the Tursiops truncatus isolate mTurTru1 chromosome 19, mTurTru1.mat.Y, whole genome shotgun sequence genome, the region aaagggaacccctcgGAACTGTggatggaaatgtaaactggtgcagccactaaggagaacagtatggaagttccttaaaaaactaaaaataggggcttccctggtggggcagtggttgagagtcgcctgccgatgcaggcgacacgggttcgtgccccggtccgcaagatcccacatgccacggagcggctgtgcccgtgagccatggccgccgggcctgcgcgtccggagcctgtactctgcaacgggagaggccacaacagtgacgcatactgcaagaaaaaaacagaaaaacaagaaaaacaactaaaaatagagttagcatatgatccagcaatcacactcctcgGCATATATCCGAAGAAacctctaattcaaaaaggtacgtgcaacccaatgttcatagcagctctattcacaacagccaagacatataagcaacctaagtgtccatccacagagaaATGATAaggatgtgagatatatatatgaatatatataatggaatattacctagccataaaaagaatgaaataatgccatttgaagcaacatggatggacctagagatgatcacactaagtgaagtaagtcagacagagataacattatataatatcactttcatgtggaatctaaaaactaatacCACTAAAttcatatacaaaacagaaacagactcacagacatagaaaacaaacttatggttaccaaaggggaaaggggatgggggagggataaatgaggagtttgggactaacacatacacaccactataAATAAAATCGACACTCAACAAGGACaaagcatagcacagggaacgctactcaatattctgcaataacctatactggaaaaaaatctgaacaagaatagatatatgtatatgtataactgaatcaccttgctgcaCAActgaaaccaacacaccattgtaaatcaactctactccaatacaaaataaaaatgaaactaaattgaAAACTAAATAATTTGGAGGCtcgttaaaaaaaagaaatttcctttGCACTGACATAGACCATGTGCTTGCCCGTTTGTTCTACATGAAGATGCtacatggtttttattctgaaGATGCCATTGAAAGTTTGCGAATCAGCATAGTAGAAGTTAAACAAACATCCCatatcatatttttagaaaatacccAGTATGCTGCCGGACACTCGGCAATCTCACCACTGATGCAGCTCTAAAGCCCGACAGTGCTGCCTGTTTGGGGAAGTGATGGGCCCGGGTGGGAGCATCTCCTGGGCAGGGACCAGGCCAGCCGTAGCCCTTCTGGTCTCCAGGTCACCAGCCCAAGATGCTCAGTGTTGGGGGAAGGAGTGAAGGCATGATTGGCGGCTGCCTTCACGTCACCCAGGAGCCCCTTCTTGTCTTCTGCCCCAGACGCTCACACAGACCCTAAAGAGCCCGACATCTTGCGGGACCGACCACCCGAGGGTCTAGGTGAGGCTGGGACCCTCCAGGTCGAGACAGGAGCTGAGCGGCTCCCTGGTGTAGACAGCGGTGCTCAGACGGGAGGACCTTAGGAGGCTCGCCGTGTCCTACGCGTCCGTGTCCTCAGAGGCTCTGGTGCTGGAAGGACCCACCCGagatggggggcagggcagggctctcCTCCTTGCCTGCTCCTCTCTGGGCAGGTCTCCGGGGTCACTGGACTGAGGGGTGTCCGTGCGCTCTGTGCGGAGGGGGGGCCGAGCTCCGGCTTTGCAGTTCCTCTTCTGTGAACAGCTGGGTCTCGTGTTCCTCCCCGGCTTCCCGTGGGTCTCCCCGCAGCCttacctccctctctcctcccccttctcttttcACACACAGGACGCCCAGAAGCCCTCCGTCTCAGAgatgctgccgctgctgctgtcCCTGctgtgggcaggtgggtgggctgcggggagagggctgggcagggcaggggctgtggctgACCCTCGTTTCCCCGCAGGGTCCCTGGCTTGGGACAGCAGATACCAGCTGGAAGTGCAGGAGTCCGTGACGGTGCAGGAGGGCCTGTGTGTCCGCGTGCCCTGCTCCTTCTACTATCACTGGAACGGCTGGGACAACTCTGCCCCAGTTTTCGGCTACTGGTTCAAGGAAGGGGCCGATGTGAAGCTGGATGCCCCTGTGGCCACAAACAACCGACATCGTAAAGTTCAGAAAGAGACCCAAGGCCGATTCCACTTCCTAGGGGACCATGGAAACAATTGCTCCCTGGACATCAGAGACGCCAGGAGGAGGGATCAaggttcatatttttttcatgtggaaaGAGGAATGACATTATGGAGTTATAATTATAACAAGCTCTCCTTGCATGTGACGGGTAAGGAGTGGGGTCCGGGAGAGGCCTCAGGGGAAGGACCTGGAGCCCCAGGGCAGGACTCGGATAGGACCCCCTCCTGGGAGGGGTCGGGGGGAGAGCAAGTGGGGGTTCAGAAAGACGGGCTGGACCAAAGCCTGAAGCTTATCTCAGGGCTGCACCTCTAACCCTCCTCCTGACCCCGTCTCCCCCTCTCTTCATCAGCCCTGAACCACACACCCCACATTCTCATTCCTGCGACGCTGGAGGCGGGCCGCCCCGGGAATCtgacctgctctgtgccctgggccTGTGAGCAGGGCGCGCCCCCCATCTTCTCCTGGACGTCAGCCGCCCtcacctccctgggccccaggaccCACCTGTCCTCAGTGCTCACCATCACCCCACAGCCCCAGGACAATGGCACCAATGTCACCTGTCAGGTGAAGTTCCCCGCAAGCGGTGTGATCGTGGAGAGGACCATCCAGCTCAGCGTCACCTGTGAGCGCTGCGCCGTGATGCCCGGGGCgtgaggggatgggggcaggtgggCCAGGCCGGAGGTGCTTGGTGCTGTTGCCTGGAGACCCGGCTGAGTAGGAGGGCCTGGAAGGACAGAAGCCCTGTCCCTCCTGCATTTCTGTGGcttctgggtgtgtgtgggggggatgcCTACGCTTATCTCACCCCAGTCCTCTCACtgaggaaggaaatcctgtcttCCACTCCTAGGTGCTCCACAGAGCCCAGCAAGAGGTGTGTGCTCAGGGGATGGCACAGGTAAGACGGAGCCCCCCCATCCATGGGGCATTGAGTGGAGTGGGGTCTCTTCCAGGTTGGGTCAGAGCTGCACTTTCAGAGCTCAAATGGTGCAGGTCGGGTGTGGTCCTGCAATTAGCCACAAGAAGCCCCCATTAGGTCCCTTCCTGCAGTATCCTCCGACTCTGGTCTTGCCAAAGTGAcccacacctccctccctgcccattCTAAATATGGGCTTTATCTTTCTCCAGTCACTGAAAGCCTtgccgcgggggggggggggacatttTTTAAGTAGACTTTATTTTCAGGAACTGATTTAGGTTCATAGCAGATTCATCAGAAGTTAAAGAGACTTCCCTCGTCCCCACTGCACTTTCCCACACACGCACGGCCTCCCCCCAACAGCACGCCCCGCCAGAGGGTGCCTGTTACAATCGATGAATCTCCACTGACCCGTCATTTTCAACCAAAGTGCATGATTGACATTAGGGTTCCCTCTTGCTGTTGTACATttcatgggtttggacaaatgtataacgaCATGTATCtgccattatagtatcatacagaagagTTTGATTGTCCCAACATCTCTTTGGACCACTTTTTTGACTGTCAGCCCCTCAGCCCTCACCCTGAGCCCTCTCTGGAGCCCAGCGCTCCcctcactgctgtattcccactGGTCATAACACCTGGTCCCCCATCTGGACAGAGCCCCATTAGGGCTGTCTCAGCAGTGCCCACCACACTGTTGACAGGTGACGCCCAGACGCACATCCCTTGCCCTGAGTGTAGGGGTACCACCAGGCAGGGCCAGGAGAGCTGTCTGGGTCTGACCTGGAGGTCTGAGAAGCTTCCTGCTGCCACCTCCTTCTGAAGGCACAAAAGATCACCGTGGACCCTGAGTGACAGGGCCAACAGAGGCCAGGAGAGCAGATTTAGACCCCCTccctggaaggaaggagagacaaGGCCCTTCAGCCTCCCACagtgctctctgtctctctggaatGTCCACGGGGCCCAGAACCTCATGGCTCTGCTGTGGCCAGGTCTGGAGTCTTTTGCAGAGAGACCCTGGATGGACAAATAGCTGACTCCACGAAGAGCTGAAGTTTGTTAGGAGTATGTGGGCTGGAGAGGAGGTGTGGCATAGACTGTGCCCTTCTGGAGAAGGCTCAGGTCCTACAAATGGTGGGGGAACATAGGGGCTGAACCCTCGGTGGGAAGGGGGGGCACCCCTCTCTATCTGCTACGGAGAGGAGGAGACCTATGCCTGCTCGTCAGGATTGGAATTCTCCCCAAGTCTCTCTTGTCTGCAGGAAACTCGGGGGCCAGGGCAGGAGTGATTGAGGGGGCCCTTGGGGGAGCTGGTGTCACCACGCTGCTTGTTCTCTGCCTGTGCCTCATCTTCTTCAGGTGAGTTGGGTTGGCTGTGGGccaggggaggagaagaggggacTGGAGGGGTTGTGAGG harbors:
- the CD33 gene encoding myeloid cell surface antigen CD33, encoding MLPLLLSLLWAGSLAWDSRYQLEVQESVTVQEGLCVRVPCSFYYHWNGWDNSAPVFGYWFKEGADVKLDAPVATNNRHRKVQKETQGRFHFLGDHGNNCSLDIRDARRRDQGSYFFHVERGMTLWSYNYNKLSLHVTALNHTPHILIPATLEAGRPGNLTCSVPWACEQGAPPIFSWTSAALTSLGPRTHLSSVLTITPQPQDNGTNVTCQVKFPASGVIVERTIQLSVTCAPQSPARGVCSGDGTGNSGARAGVIEGALGGAGVTTLLVLCLCLIFFRVKTYRKRAARTAVGMEDIHPVIGPTSLDHRRESKLEDPPDPTSSAGATPTSGMEEELHYASLSFHGTRHPQESAHSEYSEIRTK